In one Hippocampus zosterae strain Florida chromosome 10, ASM2543408v3, whole genome shotgun sequence genomic region, the following are encoded:
- the prx gene encoding neuroblast differentiation-associated protein AHNAK isoform X35, giving the protein MDPEPSNEQTDQTTVEAAEPPVEIVVETEAEAGASGYSVTGGGERGIFIKDVLKDSPAAKHLSLQQGDQLLSAKVYFDNVRYEDALKILQCAEPYKVSFLVKRTVQGEEVCVRPRLPSVDIKGPKAKMTKMSVKAIKPFKAKKKRGGRFGLKRLKEKRREELVIEGTPPRLEMSDVDVEFCLPRFKPRRSDQVKAEGGAAAKPKRKIRFPRMKIKSHGGKEDSGGLKAKVKVSPAEIPGVKAKAKGKGHKFEISFPKSKDTKSGSVELKKPDVNIPSPSVEFSLPAGKVVDVEMGGESLNSPDVDFALPSFKADTTLLAQKGKVGIKGPKVEVRGDDAKVMKGKVDVETGKGDGKLQMPNLKLPKMRLVGDLDETDDKMKVKAGGEISVPTVEIKGGSSTVLPEAHVNKGGILENVPSVPSVDISFPKVKGTSNMDIKTTIRKPGMDFSVSDVDFNVERIPDEVEGSFKGPEISMPKLDFSLPKIGVSDKDVASAGSEGKFCPPSAEVGVDMSHYIGGDGKFTLPNFNVSQSQKGNLTGPGVEGEFKLPSVDLTLPKGKDVDPEMPDVNISLPKISLPEGGIKLKGTDFKEGKMDFPDIDVSLPKGKLEGGLELEGPDIKGGKFKMPTFDVSLPKVNLPESGVKLKGPELKGGKMEIPDLNVSLPRGKVEGGVEVQGPDVKGGKFKMPTLDVSLPKVNLPEGDVKLKGPELKGRRMEMPDIDVSLPKGKFEGGVEVQGPDVKGGKFKMPTLDVSLPKVNLPEGGVKLKGPELKGRRMEMPDIDVSLPKGKFEGGVEVQGPDVKGGKFKMPTLDVSLPKVNLPEGGVKLKGPELQGVKIEMPDIDVSLPRGMVEGGVEVQGPDVKGGKFKMPTLDVSLPKVNLPEGGVKLKGPELKGRKMEIPNIDVSLSKGKVEGHVDIEGQDLKGGKLKVPTLDVSLPEVKGPNLEGSKLDIPDIDVCLPKGKARGEIGIEGHVDKGGKFHMPSVDIYLPKMKTKGPDIDIQSPDIKVGEVTMPAVDVSLPKIKSPEVDVSLEGPDVKGGKVAIPAMTGLTGEGAGSGSFKHGTVKLPTVDISAPKVDIDFGLPKPKGDDVKVALLKPEGSRPSSGGSFDSPNVSFKVPSFTLPRFGGKSKSGQLEVSGQSSEVNISLGEPSVESGLENKVTSKKVKLKKPFIGIPKMDADASVSCPELDVNVKKGDIDIPQPDTSVDVERKGRFNAPDVTIKLPKFSMPGFASKDGDLGKPSGDLEAKAKAKIPSVELSLSATKSPEKEVLLPNAEVDVLECDIRTYEGGIPKKPAIDVNVPKVDLAVPLPKIKLESSYEREGTKFKIPHVDLSLPKGKVDSMPKGKPLNIETPEVELKMQSVDVSFPKAPDADFHGHGQGDFKTPHATTDLPDATIQRIDISIRKDKSDVHAKGEQTGLKLKMPSLDIACPKGDLELDMRLRKGDTKGLECHGETNSKVKGPKVKGTKFNIGMPKKKTGVSVKSEHEIENIEPGLTSTIQNGHKEGNMNIQMPCVTLPSVSVKSKEDSEESGLPSSCTAIPRIPDIDFDIGTAQDEEDDKLGKKIKIPKFGVPLPSLSSREGRMEIRGPETKYEGPKVKKAVFVLVNPSQRDEVTLNTGDAKVKIPKFQTNTIETSVSTPGMSVCTSQLRSTDDTLKPEAPSSKFHFETDARLHRGFKDEGVAASGKVKLPKVEFTSPYGKKAAGDASLEIATRLGKPSSSGEAPKGLQIKPGNVSFEGFVDESSKDVVTQHSRTQMLHQDSSASPASFTMEFSSSKVQTWSKGDIKGDPQGIEAPPWFKVPKFTLKPHSTGFLQITPEGSPQAQRRGELGGEANMLGSFCQHSSGITTREVSTPGGGGSVTVVTKTTRTKRHSTPAETSAGVSVATTHPPSDL; this is encoded by the exons ATGGACCCGGAACCTTCTAACGAGCAGACA gACCAGACCACGGTGGAAGCCGCGGAGCCTCCGGTGGAGATCGTGGTGGAGACTGAGGCGGAGGCTGGAGCTAGTGGCTATAGCGTGACCGGCGGTGGAGAGCGAGGCATCTTCATCAAAGACGTCCTCAAGGACTCACCAGCTGCCAAACATCTCAGCCTGCAGCAAG GTGATCAGCTGCTGAGCGCCAAGGTCTATTTTGACAATGTGCGTTATGAAGATGCTCTGAAGATCCTCCAGTGCGCTGAGCCCTACAAAGTCAGCTTCCTGGTCAAGAGGACGGTCCAGGGGGAGGAGGTCTGCGTGCGGCCCCGCCTGCCCAGTGTGGACATCAAAGGTCCCAAAGCCAAGATGACCAAAATG AGCGTGAAGGCGATCAAGCCATTCAAGGCCAAGAAGAAGAGAGGCGGTCGCTTTGGTCTGAAGAGGCTCAAGGAGAAACGGCGCGAGGAGCTGGTGATCGAGGGAACGCCACCCCGGCTGGAGATGAGCGATGTGGACGTTGAATTTTGCCTCCCCAGGTTCAAACCCAGGCGGAGCGACCAAGTGAAGGCAGAAGGAGGTGCTGCAGCAAAGCCAAAGAGGAAAATCAG GTTTCCTCGGATGAAGATAAAAAGTCATGGGGGAAAAGAGGACAGCGGAGGACTGAAAGCAAAGGTGAAGGTCTCCCCGGCTGAGATTCCAGGAGTCAAAGCGAAAGCCAAAGGAAAAGGTCACAAGTTTGAAATTAGCTTTCCCAAGAGTAAGGATACCAAGTCTGGATCCGTGGAACTGAAGAAGCCGGATGTCAACATTCCGTCGCCGTCTGTAGAGTTCAGTTTGCCTGCTGGGAAAGTTGTAGATGTGGAAATGGGGGGAGAATCATTAAATTCTCCAGATGTGGATTTTGCCCTCCCCTCATTCAAAGCTGACACAACTTTGCTTGCTCAGAAGGGAAAGGTGGGAATTAAAGGTCCAAAAGTTGAAGTAAGAGGCGATGACGCCAAAGTTATGAAGGGAAAAGTTGATGTTGAAACAGGCAAAGGTGATGGAAAACTGCAAATGCCAAACTTGAAACTCCCCAAAATGAGACTGGTGGGTGATTTGGATGAGACCGATGACAAAATGAAGGTCAAAGCAGGAGGAGAAATCAGTGTTCCAACTGTGGAAATAAAGGGGGGAAGTAGTACTGTTCTCCCTGAAGCACATGTCAACAAAGGAGGGATTTTAGAAAATGTTCCATCTGTGCCTTCGGTCGACATCTCTTTTCCCAAAGTCAAAGGAACATCAAATATGGATATAAAGACAACAATAAGGAAGCCTGGAATGGACTTCTCTGTGTCAGATGTGGACTTCAATGTTGAGAGAATTCCAGATGAGGTGGAGGGCTCTTTTAAAGGACCTGAAATTTCCATGCCAAAACTTGATTTCTCTTTGCCAAAGATAGGAGTGTCTGACAAGGATGTGGCTAGTGCAGGAAGTGAAGGGAAATTCTGTCCTCCTTCAGCTGAGGTTGGAGTAGACATGAGCCATTATATTGGTGGAGATGGGAAGTTCACCCTACCTAATTTTAATGTATCTCAATCACAAAAAGGTAATCTGACAGGACCGGGTGTTGAAGGAGAATTCAAGTTGCCTAGTGTGGACCTGACGCTTCCCAAAGGCAAAGATGTGGACCCCGAGATGCCAGATGTTAACATTTCTTTACCAAAGATCAGTCTTCCAGAGGGTGGTATCAAGCTAAAAGGCACGGACTTCAAGGAGGGGAAAATGGATTTTCCAGACATTGATGTTTCACTTCCCAAAGGAAAACTTGAAGGTGGACTAGAGCTTGAAGGCCCTGATATCAAGGGAGGaaaattcaaaatgccaacatttgaTGTTTCTTTACCTAAAGTCAATCTTCCAGAGAGTGGTGTTAAACTAAAAG GTCCAGAACTCAAGGGAGGGAAAATGGAAATTCCAGACCTCAATGTCTCACTCCCCAGAGGAAAGGTTGAAGGTGGCGTTGAAGTTCAAGGCCCTgatgtcaaaggaggaaagttcaaaatgccaacgtTGGATGTGTCTTTACCAAAAGTCAATCTTCCGGAGGGTGATGTGAAACTCAAAG GTCCAGAGCTCAAGGGAAGGAGGATGGAAATGCCAGACATTGATGTCTCACTTCCCAAAGGAAAATTTGAAGGTGGCGTTGAGGTTCAAGGCCCTgatgtcaaaggaggaaagttcaaaatgccaacgtTGGATGTTTCTTTACCGAAAGTCAATCTTCCAGAAGGTGGTGTGAAACTAAAAG GTCCAGAGCTCAAGGGAAGGAGGATGGAAATGCCAGACATTGATGTCTCACTTCCCAAAGGAAAATTTGAAGGTGGCGTTGAGGTTCAAGGCCCTgatgtcaaaggaggaaagttcaaaatgccaacgtTGGATGTTTCTTTACCGAAAGTCAATCTTCCAGAAGGTGGTGTGAAACTAAAAG GTCCAGAACTCCAGGGAGTGAAGATAGAAATGCCAGACATTGATGTCTCACTTCCCAGAGGAATGGTTGAAG GTGGCGTTGAGGTTCAAGGCCCTgatgtcaaaggaggaaagttcaaaatgccaacgctGGATGTTTCTTTACCAAAAGTCAATCTTCCGGAGGGTGGTGTCAAACTAAAAG GTCCAGAACTCAAGGGACGGAAAATGGAAATTCCAAACATCGATGTCTCACTTTCCAAAGGAAAAGTTGAGGGGCATGTTGACATTGAAGGCCAAGATCTCAAAGGAGGGAAGTTGAAAGTGCCAACATTGGATGTTTCTTTACCAGAAGTAAAAGGTCCAAACCTTGAAGGAAGTAAGCTTGATATTCCAGACATTGATGTGTGTCTTCCCAAAGGAAAAGCAAGGGGAGAAATTGGAATTGAAGGACATGTTGACAAAGGAGGAAAGTTCCATATGCCCTCTGTGGATATTTATCTtcctaaaatgaaaacaaaaggtcCTGACATAGACATTCAAAGTCCTGACATTAAAGTTGGAGAAGTCACCATGCCAGCGGTTGATGTTTCCCTTCCGAAAATTAAATCCCCAGAAGTAGATGTCAGTTTGGAAGGTCCTGATGTAAAAGGCGGGAAAGTTGCCATCCCAGCAATGACTGGACTGACAGGAGAAGGTGCAGGTTCAGGCTCTTTTAAACATGGGACAGTCAAACTTCCAACGGTTGACATTTCAGCTCCGAAGGTGGATATTGACTTTGGCCTCCCTAAACCAAAAGGTGACGATGTGAAAGTGGCGCTTCTGAAACCAGAGGGAAGCAGGCCTTCTTCTGGGGGAAGTTTTGATTCGCCCAATGTTTCTTTCAAAGTCCCTAGTTTTACACTTCCCAGGTTTGGTGGCAAGTCCAAGAGTGGCCAATTGGAGGTGTCGGGACAAAGCTCAgaggtcaacatttctctcgggGAGCCATCCGTGGAGTCGGGTTTGGAGAATAAAGTGACAAGCAAAAAAGTGAAACTCAAAAAGCCCTTCATTGGAATACCCAAAATGGATGCAGATGCGTCTGTGTCTTGTCCTGAATTAGATGTCAATGTTAAAAAGGGGGACATTGACATTCCTCAACCAGATACTAGTGTTGATGTAGAAAGGAAAGGTCGTTTCAATGCACCCGATGTCACGATCAAACTCCCAAAGTTCTCCATGCCAGGATTTGCTTCaaaagatggagatttgggaaAGCCAAGCGGTGACCTTGAAGctaaggccaaggccaagataCCCTCAGTTGAGCTATCACTTTCCGCCACTAAATCACCAGAAAAGGAGGTTCTTCTTCCCAATGCAGAGGTGGATGTATTGGAGTGTGACATCCGAACCTATGAGGGAGGAATTCCCAAAAAGCCTGCTATTGATGTGAATGTGCCCAAAGTAGACCTGGCTGTGCCACTTCCCAAAATAAAACTTGAGTCTAGTTATGAGAGAGAAGGAACAAAATTCAAAATTCCTCATGTGGACTTATCCTTGCCAAAAGGAAAAGTTGACAGCATGCCAAAAGGCAAACCTTTAAATATTGAAACACCAGAAGTTGAACTCAAAATGCAGTCAGTAGACGTGTCCTTTCCCAAAGCACCAGATGCTGACTTCCATGGACATGGACAAGGTGACTTTAAGACACCACATGCAACCACTGACCTCCCAGATGCGACAATCCAAAGGATAGACATATCCATCCGCAAAGACAAAAGTGATGTGCATGCAAAGGGAGAGCAAACGGGTCTGAAACTGAAGATGCCAAGCCTGGATATCGCATGTCCAAAAGGAGACCTGGAGCTGGATATGCGACTTCGGAAAGGAGACACCAAGGGGTTAGAATGTCATGGAGaaaccaacagcaaagtcaaaggGCCCAAAGTCAAGGGAACAAAATTCAATATCGGAATGCCCAAAAAGAAAACTGGTGTTAGTGTAAAATCTGAGCATGAAATTGAAAATATTGAACCTGGTCTGACATCCACAATTCAGAACGGACACAAAGAGGGAAATATGAACATCCAAATGCCATGCGTTACGTTACCAAGTGTAAGTGTGAAAAGCAAAGAAGACTCAGAAGAAAGTGGCCTCCCGTCATCATGTACTGCAATCCCCAGGATTCCGGACATAGACTTTGATATCGGTACAGCACAAGATGAAGAAGACGACAAATTAGGCAAGAAgataaaaatccccaaatttggTGTCCCACTCCCGTCCCTGTCCTCCCGGGAAGGAAGAATGGAGATCCGAGGACCGGAGACCAAATATGAAGGCCCCAAAGTgaagaaagcagtttttgtTTTAGTAAATCCATCCCAAAGAGATGAGGTGACTTTAAATACAGGTGACGCCAAGGTGAAGATtcccaaatttcaaacaaaCACCATAGAAACATCTGTTAGCACACCTGGAATGTCAGTGTGCACCAGCCAACTAAGGTCAACTGACGACACACTCAAGCCAGAAGCTCCAAGTTCAAAGTTCCACTTTGAAACAGATGCACGACTTCACAGGGGCTTCAAAGATGAAGGAGTGGCAGCTAGTGGAAAAGTCAAACTTCCAAAGGTGGAATTCACTTCTCCTTATGGAAAGAAAGCTGCAGGTGACGCCAGCTTGGAAATCGCAACCAGACTGGGCAAACCTTCATCATCAGGGGAAGCTCCTAAAGGGCTCCAGATAAAACCAGGCAATGTTTCATTTGAAGGTTTTGTTGATGAGTCCTCAAAGGACGTCGTCACACAACACTCCAGAACACAAATGCTGCATCAGGACAGCTCGGCATCTCCAGCTTCTTTTACCATGGAATTCAGCTCATCAAAAGTCCAAACCTGGAGCAAAGGAGACATCAAAGGAGACCCCCAGGGGATAGAGGCCCCCC